From one Gadus morhua chromosome 8, gadMor3.0, whole genome shotgun sequence genomic stretch:
- the gfi1aa gene encoding growth factor independent 1A transcription repressor a — MPRSFLVKSKKAHSYHQQRYLEDDFIRLDTVLAYASAEHKATVEFEGSLEAQEEARRRQALLSPESRVGRTAHPSSCSPRSYEGSVCDRSSSDYDLWRPPSPSSSPDSESRSVRIVEDGHHFNSPFAPYAAWTTFPGSEMRHLVERTYQHVQRPREPDSPVSLYGPDDHGPADPRYAPQQGALRGGCYPDYASTVARKTYRIQDEEAYLKLKQKPKEIKSEHDRSFPNTEAVNGSYTCMKCCKVFSTPHGLEVHVRRSHSGTRPFECEICGKTFGHAVSLDQHRAVHSQERSFNCKICGKSFKRSSTLSTHLLIHSDTRPYPCQYCGKRFHQKSDMKKHTFIHTGEKPHKCQVCGKAFSQSSNLITHSRKHTGFKPFGCDQCGKGFQRKVDLRRHKETQHGLK; from the exons ATGCCTCGGTCCTTCCTTGTGAAGAGTAAGAAAGCCCACAGCTACCACCAGCAGCGGTACCTGGAGGACGACTTCATCCGGCTCGACACCGTGCTGGCCTACGCCTCTGCAG AGCACAAAGCTACGGTGGAGTTTGAGGGAAGTCTGGAGGCGCAGGAGGAGGCCCGCCGGCGCCAGGCCCTGCTGTCCCCGGAGTCCCGGGTGGGGCGCACAGCGCACCCCTCGTCCTGCTCCCCGCGGAGCTACGAGGGCAGCGTGTGTGACCGTTCATCCTCCGACTACGACCTCTGGCGTCCCCCGtctccgtcctcctccccaG aCTCAGAGAGCCGCTCCGTGAGGATCGTGGAGGACGGCCACCACTTCAACAGCCCGTTCGCTCCTTACGCCGCCTGGACGACGTTCCCCGGCTCGGAGATGAGGCACCTGGTCGAGAGGACCTACCAGCATGTCCAGAGGCCCCGGGAGCCCGACTCACCGGTCAGCCTCTATGGGCCCGACGACCACGGCCCCGCCGACCCCCGTTACGCACCGCAGCAGGGCGCCCTGCGCGGTGGATGTTATCCGGACTATGCTTCCACCGTCGCGCGCAAAACATACCGGATTCAGGACGAGGAGGCTTATCTAAAACTCAAGCAGAAGCCGAAGGAAATTAAATCGGAACATGATCGGAGCTTTCCCAACACCGAGGCCGTGAACGGCTCCTACACATGTATGAAGTGCTGCAAG GTGTTCTCCACGCCGCACGGCCTGGAGGTCCACGTGCGCCGCTCGCACAGCGGGACGCGACCCTTCGAGTGCGAGATCTGCGGGAAGACCTTTGGCCACGCGGTGAGCCTGGACCAGCACCGGGCCGTCCATTCACAG GAGAGGAGCTTCAACTGTAAGATCTGCGGGAAAAGCTTCAAGCGCTCTTCCACGCTGTCCACGCATCTGCTCATCCACTCGGACACGCGCCCGTACCCGTGCCAGTACTGCGGGAAGCGCTTCCATCAGAAGTCCGACATGAAGAAGCACACATTCATCCACACAG GGGAGAAGCCCCACAAGTGCCAGGTGTGCGGCAAGGCCTTCAGCCAGAGCTCCAACCTCATCACGCACAGCCGCAAACACACGGGCTTCAAGCCCTTCGGCTGCGATCAGTGCGGCAAAGGGTTCCAGCGGAAAGTGGACCTGCGGAGACACAAAGAGACGCAACACGGACTGAAGTAA